A section of the Solitalea canadensis DSM 3403 genome encodes:
- a CDS encoding matrixin family metalloprotease has translation MNSYLSKTTILLLTLFTSISACNKPTKETVKEITIAIQPFGNFSDDDARYIASEIQKAYPKVEIMLPMDFPSSAYKKDRKRYRADSLINYLSRKSSSEHVTIGLTDEDISATKDEHKDWGVMGLGFCPGNACIASTFRLSKEQKLDQLFKVAIHELGHTQGLPHCAVKTCFMRDAEGKNPTNEEKEFCKECKRLLINKGWHLR, from the coding sequence ATGAACAGCTATCTATCAAAAACAACTATCTTATTACTGACGCTATTTACGAGCATTTCTGCATGCAATAAACCAACAAAAGAAACAGTAAAAGAGATAACAATTGCAATTCAACCATTTGGCAACTTTTCTGACGATGACGCTCGATACATCGCCTCAGAAATACAAAAAGCTTATCCGAAAGTAGAAATAATGCTGCCAATGGATTTTCCTTCTTCCGCATATAAGAAAGACAGGAAAAGATACAGGGCTGATTCATTGATTAACTATCTAAGCAGGAAATCATCATCCGAGCATGTAACAATAGGCCTGACAGATGAAGACATTAGTGCAACCAAAGACGAACATAAGGATTGGGGTGTCATGGGATTAGGGTTTTGTCCGGGAAATGCTTGCATCGCCTCGACATTCAGGCTATCTAAAGAGCAAAAATTAGATCAATTATTCAAGGTAGCTATTCATGAACTTGGCCATACTCAGGGACTTCCTCATTGCGCTGTTAAAACTTGTTTTATGCGAGATGCAGAAGGCAAAAATCCAACCAATGAAGAAAAAGAATTCTGCAAAGAATGTAAGCGATTATTAATTAATAAAGGCTGGCATCTCAGGTAA
- a CDS encoding co-chaperone GroES yields the protein MSLNIKPIADRVVVEAAPAETTTAGGIIIPDTAKEKPQQGTIVAVGNGKKDEPMTVKVGDTVLYGKYAGTEITYEGKEYLIMRESDIYAVI from the coding sequence ATGTCATTAAATATTAAACCTATCGCAGATAGAGTAGTAGTAGAAGCTGCTCCTGCAGAAACGACTACCGCAGGTGGTATCATTATTCCTGATACTGCTAAAGAAAAACCTCAACAAGGTACTATTGTAGCTGTTGGTAACGGTAAAAAAGACGAACCAATGACTGTGAAAGTAGGCGATACCGTTCTGTATGGCAAATATGCTGGTACCGAGATCACTTATGAAGGTAAAGAGTATTTAATTATGCGTGAATCTGATATTTACGCGGTTATCTAA
- the groL gene encoding chaperonin GroEL (60 kDa chaperone family; promotes refolding of misfolded polypeptides especially under stressful conditions; forms two stacked rings of heptamers to form a barrel-shaped 14mer; ends can be capped by GroES; misfolded proteins enter the barrel where they are refolded when GroES binds), with amino-acid sequence MAKLVKYNVEARDALKRGVDTLANAVKVTLGPKGRNVIIDKKFGAPSITKDGVSVAKEIELKDALENMGAQMVKEVASKTADIAGDGTTTATVLAQAIVTAGVKNVAAGANPMDLKRGIDKAVAAVIINLKEQSKAVGDDNNKIKQVATISANNDEVIGSLIAEAMEKVKKEGVITVEEAKGTDTTVEVVEGMQFDRGYLSPYFVTNADKMEAELENPYILIYDKKISSMKELLPILEKQVQTGRPLLIIAEDLEGEALATLVVNKIQGRLKVAAVKAPGFGDRRKAMLEDIAILTGGTVISEERGYKLENADLTYLGQAEKVVIDKDNTTVINGAGKKEDIVARVNQIKAQIESTTSDYDKEKLQERLAKLAGGVAVLYVGAATEVEMKEKKDRVDDALHATRAAVEEGIVAGGGVAFIRAIAALENLKGHNDDETTGIAIIKRAIEEPLRQICENAGIEGSIVVQKVKEGADDFGYNARENRYENLIIAGVIDPTKVSRVALENAASIASMLLTTECVLADEPEEDKGHAHGGAPGMGGMGGMM; translated from the coding sequence ATGGCAAAATTAGTTAAATACAATGTTGAAGCACGTGACGCTTTAAAGCGCGGTGTTGATACTTTAGCAAACGCTGTTAAAGTTACCTTAGGTCCTAAAGGCCGTAACGTAATTATTGATAAAAAATTTGGCGCTCCTTCAATCACTAAAGACGGTGTTTCAGTTGCAAAAGAAATCGAACTGAAAGATGCTTTAGAAAACATGGGTGCTCAGATGGTTAAAGAAGTAGCTTCTAAAACTGCAGACATCGCAGGTGATGGTACTACTACTGCAACTGTATTAGCTCAGGCAATTGTTACTGCTGGTGTTAAAAACGTTGCTGCCGGTGCAAATCCTATGGATTTAAAACGTGGTATCGACAAAGCAGTTGCTGCTGTTATTATTAACTTAAAAGAGCAGTCTAAAGCAGTTGGTGATGATAACAACAAAATCAAGCAAGTTGCTACCATTTCAGCTAATAATGACGAGGTTATCGGTTCATTGATCGCTGAAGCAATGGAAAAAGTTAAAAAAGAAGGCGTTATCACTGTTGAAGAAGCTAAAGGAACTGATACAACTGTAGAGGTTGTAGAAGGTATGCAATTTGATCGTGGTTATCTTTCTCCTTACTTCGTAACCAATGCTGACAAAATGGAAGCTGAGTTGGAAAACCCTTACATTTTGATCTACGACAAGAAGATCTCTTCAATGAAAGAGTTGTTGCCAATTTTGGAAAAACAAGTTCAAACAGGCCGTCCTTTATTGATCATCGCTGAAGATCTTGAAGGTGAAGCTTTAGCTACTTTGGTGGTAAATAAAATCCAAGGTCGTTTAAAAGTTGCCGCTGTTAAAGCTCCAGGTTTTGGCGATCGTCGTAAAGCTATGTTGGAAGACATCGCTATCTTAACTGGTGGTACTGTTATTTCTGAAGAGCGTGGTTACAAGTTAGAAAACGCTGATTTAACTTACTTAGGTCAGGCTGAGAAAGTAGTTATCGATAAAGATAATACTACTGTTATCAACGGAGCTGGTAAGAAAGAAGATATCGTTGCTCGCGTTAACCAAATCAAAGCTCAGATTGAGTCTACTACTTCTGATTACGACAAAGAAAAACTACAAGAGCGTTTGGCTAAATTAGCTGGCGGTGTTGCAGTTCTTTACGTTGGTGCAGCTACCGAAGTAGAAATGAAAGAGAAAAAAGACCGTGTTGATGATGCATTACATGCAACTCGTGCTGCTGTAGAAGAAGGTATCGTTGCTGGTGGTGGTGTTGCATTTATCCGTGCGATCGCTGCATTAGAAAACTTAAAAGGCCATAATGACGACGAGACTACTGGTATCGCTATCATTAAGCGCGCTATTGAAGAGCCTTTACGTCAAATCTGTGAAAACGCAGGTATTGAAGGTTCTATCGTAGTTCAAAAAGTTAAAGAAGGTGCTGATGACTTCGGATACAACGCTCGTGAAAACCGTTACGAAAACCTTATCATTGCCGGTGTAATCGATCCTACTAAAGTATCACGTGTTGCTTTAGAAAACGCAGCTTCAATTGCATCTATGTTGTTAACAACTGAGTGTGTATTAGCTGATGAGCCTGAAGAAGATAAAGGTCATGCTCATGGTGGTGCTCCAGGTATGGGCGGCATGGGTGGTATGATGTAA
- a CDS encoding SRPBCC family protein, with protein sequence METYNWTQFTKRIPVNASINTLYSAWTTREGLENFFLRKAEFKSTENIIRDRDEPIKVNDTYEWMWFGYDDDSVEHGQVVDLNGKDFLKFTFGKAGIVSITLKQEEGETIVELTQSEIPTDEQSRVYYHLGCSEGWTFYLANLKSVTEGGIDLRNKNEKIKRVVSS encoded by the coding sequence ATGGAAACATACAACTGGACTCAGTTCACTAAAAGAATCCCTGTTAATGCCAGTATTAACACTCTATATTCAGCATGGACTACTCGGGAAGGATTGGAAAACTTTTTCCTTAGAAAAGCTGAATTTAAATCAACAGAAAATATTATCAGGGATCGGGATGAGCCGATTAAGGTTAACGATACTTATGAGTGGATGTGGTTTGGATATGATGATGACAGCGTTGAGCATGGCCAGGTAGTAGATTTAAATGGAAAAGATTTTTTAAAATTCACTTTTGGTAAGGCGGGAATTGTAAGCATTACGTTAAAACAGGAAGAAGGGGAAACAATTGTGGAATTAACACAATCAGAGATTCCTACAGATGAACAATCAAGAGTGTATTATCATTTGGGTTGTTCTGAAGGATGGACTTTTTACCTCGCAAATTTAAAATCCGTTACTGAAGGCGGAATTGATCTTAGAAATAAGAATGAAAAGATTAAAAGAGTAGTCAGCTCATAA
- a CDS encoding DUF4249 domain-containing protein translates to MKKLHILFTLCIAALMLSSCEDVVDVKLDAGPPLLSVDGWLTNRAVPDTIKLAQTSPYFSNTTPQWISGAKVTLTTVSGESETLQEFSTGKFLIKNIRSIEGEKYLLRIEYDGEVYEAQTEAMRQSFLVDSVAFEYREKSLGQDEDGYLLQFFGKELKGMGDACRMKIKKNGIYLNKIEDLNYMNDEFVDSANFKKVRLFTEKPFQLKDSVTIETWSITMDAYHFYDELRIQVSNGGIFANPPANVRTNVKNVNASSAKKAVGYFGASLVSTKSGIVKE, encoded by the coding sequence ATGAAAAAACTACATATATTATTTACTCTGTGCATTGCAGCGCTAATGTTAAGTTCCTGCGAAGATGTTGTGGATGTAAAATTAGATGCTGGACCACCATTATTAAGTGTTGACGGATGGTTAACAAACAGGGCTGTTCCAGATACCATAAAACTGGCGCAAACATCTCCTTACTTCTCTAATACCACTCCACAATGGATATCCGGTGCCAAAGTAACATTAACAACAGTTTCCGGTGAATCGGAAACGCTCCAAGAATTTTCAACCGGAAAGTTTTTGATAAAAAATATCAGAAGTATAGAAGGTGAAAAATACCTGCTTAGGATTGAATACGATGGCGAAGTATATGAGGCACAGACTGAAGCAATGCGTCAAAGCTTTTTGGTGGATTCCGTTGCATTTGAATATCGTGAAAAGTCTCTTGGACAAGATGAAGATGGATATCTATTACAATTCTTCGGCAAAGAACTGAAGGGAATGGGCGATGCTTGTAGGATGAAAATCAAGAAGAATGGGATTTATCTAAACAAAATTGAAGATCTGAACTACATGAATGACGAGTTTGTTGACAGTGCAAACTTTAAAAAGGTACGCCTTTTTACAGAGAAACCATTCCAGTTAAAGGATTCTGTAACAATTGAAACATGGTCAATTACGATGGATGCTTATCATTTCTATGATGAGCTTCGCATTCAGGTAAGCAATGGAGGTATTTTTGCCAATCCTCCTGCAAATGTTCGTACTAATGTCAAAAACGTTAATGCTTCATCGGCTAAGAAAGCGGTAGGTTATTTCGGAGCCTCGTTGGTAAGTACTAAAAGCGGAATAGTTAAAGAATAA
- a CDS encoding TonB-dependent receptor — protein MLYSNLKRPCIVFLLLVWCTTAFAQQKNKTTISGYVKQSANGESIIGASVFLKENGVGVATNNYGFYSLSVTPGNYTVVFQYLGFKSVERKINVTTATTININLESDGKQIDEVVVSSAGIKKNVTSMEMGVNKLEMKSIQKMPALMGEVDIVRSIQLLPGISTVGEGSSGFNVRGGGVDQNLILLDESPVYNSSHLFGFFSVFDPDAVKDVKLIKGGIPAMYGGRLSSILDVRMKEGNVNNFSTSGGIGTVSTRLLAEAPIVKGKGSFVIAARRSYADLFLKLSSDENLNKNTAYFYDLSGKANYTINENNRLYLSGYFGKDKFGFNDRFGMDWGNGTGTLRWNHTFNPSLFVNFTGVYSNYDYSLGIPTGTNAFDWTSRIINQTLKGDFTYYISASNKLSFGANATFYRFKPGEAKKAEGNTSFNNIALATQNGREYAAYIDNEQKITDNLSAQYGLRLSAFDYVSGQDNFTVYEYEGINGQRKDPVNPKSYNKGDAIKTYINLEPRVSLRYILNDASSIKASYNRTTQYLHLISNTTAATPLDVWQPTTNNIKPELADQLALGYFRNFKNDMFEFSVEGFYKKMQNQIDYIDGAELFLNKNLESELLFGNARAYGLEFYLKKNTGKLNGWISYTLSKSERQIDGINNNEYYPSKYDKTHNLSIVGIYDMSKRWNFSAIFTYSTGVSTTFPNGRYEVDGIVVPHNTTNTRNNYRIPSYNRLDLSATLYTRHKPGSKFSSNWVFSIYNIYFHKNPYTIYFQPNEDNPQVTEAKRLAIIGSAIPSVTYNFNFR, from the coding sequence ATGTTATATTCTAATTTAAAAAGGCCATGCATAGTTTTTCTATTGCTTGTATGGTGTACTACTGCTTTTGCACAACAGAAAAACAAAACAACCATCAGCGGTTATGTTAAACAAAGTGCAAACGGCGAAAGTATTATTGGCGCTTCGGTATTTCTTAAAGAAAACGGAGTTGGAGTTGCCACAAACAATTATGGTTTTTACTCCTTAAGTGTTACTCCCGGAAATTATACGGTTGTATTTCAATACCTCGGTTTTAAATCTGTTGAAAGAAAAATCAACGTAACAACAGCTACCACCATCAATATAAACCTGGAATCAGATGGTAAACAAATTGATGAAGTTGTTGTCAGCTCAGCAGGAATAAAGAAAAACGTTACCAGCATGGAAATGGGTGTTAATAAGTTGGAGATGAAATCTATCCAAAAGATGCCTGCTTTGATGGGAGAAGTTGATATTGTAAGAAGCATTCAATTATTGCCAGGAATAAGCACAGTTGGTGAAGGTTCATCGGGTTTCAATGTTAGAGGGGGTGGTGTTGACCAGAATCTTATTTTATTGGATGAATCACCAGTGTATAATAGTTCCCATCTGTTTGGTTTCTTTTCTGTTTTTGATCCGGATGCGGTAAAAGATGTAAAACTAATCAAAGGAGGTATTCCCGCTATGTATGGTGGACGCCTTTCATCAATCCTTGATGTTCGCATGAAGGAAGGAAATGTGAACAACTTTAGTACTTCAGGAGGTATTGGAACGGTTTCTACACGATTACTGGCTGAGGCTCCTATCGTAAAAGGAAAAGGATCGTTCGTTATTGCAGCACGTAGGTCATACGCAGATTTGTTTCTAAAGCTATCATCTGATGAAAACCTGAATAAAAACACCGCCTATTTTTATGATTTAAGCGGAAAAGCCAATTATACAATTAACGAGAACAACCGATTATACCTTTCAGGTTATTTTGGCAAGGATAAATTCGGATTTAATGATCGTTTTGGCATGGATTGGGGTAATGGAACCGGTACCTTACGTTGGAACCACACTTTTAATCCAAGCCTGTTTGTAAACTTTACCGGGGTTTATAGCAATTATGATTATTCACTAGGTATACCAACTGGAACAAATGCGTTCGATTGGACTTCAAGAATTATCAATCAAACCTTAAAGGGTGATTTTACTTATTACATAAGTGCTTCCAACAAATTAAGTTTCGGAGCAAATGCTACCTTCTACCGTTTTAAGCCAGGTGAAGCAAAGAAAGCTGAGGGAAACACTTCTTTCAACAACATTGCATTAGCTACACAAAACGGACGGGAATATGCAGCATATATCGACAATGAACAAAAAATAACGGATAACCTTTCAGCTCAATATGGCTTGCGTTTATCGGCTTTTGACTATGTGAGTGGTCAAGATAATTTCACTGTTTATGAATACGAAGGCATTAACGGACAACGAAAAGACCCTGTAAATCCGAAATCGTATAACAAAGGCGATGCTATTAAAACCTATATCAATCTTGAACCACGTGTTTCATTGCGTTATATCTTAAATGATGCATCTTCAATCAAAGCCAGCTATAATCGCACCACACAATATTTGCATTTAATTTCAAATACAACAGCCGCAACACCACTTGATGTGTGGCAGCCAACCACTAATAATATTAAACCAGAATTGGCAGATCAATTGGCTCTCGGCTATTTCCGTAACTTCAAAAACGATATGTTCGAATTTTCGGTGGAAGGTTTTTACAAGAAAATGCAGAATCAGATCGATTATATTGATGGAGCAGAACTATTCCTGAATAAGAACCTTGAAAGTGAATTACTTTTTGGAAATGCACGAGCTTACGGACTTGAGTTTTACTTAAAGAAAAACACAGGAAAATTAAATGGCTGGATTAGCTATACCTTATCTAAGTCTGAGCGCCAAATAGACGGAATTAACAATAACGAATATTATCCAAGTAAATACGACAAAACCCATAACCTATCAATAGTTGGTATTTATGATATGAGTAAGCGCTGGAACTTCTCTGCTATTTTCACCTATTCAACCGGAGTGAGTACCACATTTCCGAACGGCAGATACGAAGTTGATGGTATCGTTGTACCACACAACACAACAAATACGCGAAATAATTACCGCATCCCATCTTACAATCGTTTAGACTTATCAGCAACGCTGTATACACGTCATAAACCGGGTAGCAAATTCAGTAGTAATTGGGTGTTCTCAATATATAATATCTATTTCCATAAAAATCCATATACCATTTATTTCCAACCAAACGAAGACAATCCACAAGTTACTGAGGCAAAACGATTAGCAATTATAGGTTCAGCAATTCCATCGGTTACTTACAACTTTAATTTCAGATAA
- a CDS encoding TonB-dependent receptor yields MKLYRLSFLVITICLFSITARSQQQILFSISLKQTPFMELVSTIESQSSYKFYYDESHLDTLKIIVDVNEQPLSIVLEQALKHSSYNYAIDHQNRVYITQQQIVTSLPDGFLQNKEGREQEIASQPRKDGYSSPKNKKGISGSENKLFEIGYRTNALKSGNVRVSGYVRDAGNGEPVNRATIYIDDTKKGVATDQYGYYSLIIPTGNHILRISSIGMESTKRNVMVYESGKLDIEMKEYIPSLKEVVVSADRIANIASTNMGAQKITIKTIKQVPALLGEADVLRVVMALPGVTSAGESSTGLNVRGGSAYQNLTLFSDATIYNPSHFFGFFSAFNPDAVKDVELYKSSIPERFGGRLSSVLDISPREGNNKKFIVSGGIGPVTGRLTVEGPIDSGRTSFLMGGRSTYSNWVLKALTNEQYKNSSANFYDVNLHLSHKVNSNNSIYLTGYISTDGFRLNSDTSYKYNNQNFNIKWKHVFNNKLYGVIATGVDHYSFNNSSDFNPVNAYKFDFNINQLWGKVDFAYLPNNRHSFKFGISTLRYKLNAGTLSPFHSESLVQNKIVEPEQALESAVYIGDDFNITDNLSLSAGIRYSLFNYLGPKDVYQYLAGQPRETVSLIDTVSYRKGAGIVNYHGPEFRLSARYLLGSSASIKASYNTLRQYIQMLSNTTAISPTDIWKLSDQYVKPQLGDQFSLGVYKNFNSNVIETSIEVYYKRLQNVLDYKSGANLVLNQHIETDIMNTSGKAYGLEVMLKKNSGKLNGWISYTYSRVFLKTDDKLINEPTNKGEYYPSDFDKPHIFNFIGNYKFSHRYSMSININYSTGRPITLPIAQYYLGGSYRAYYSDRNEYRIPDYFRTDLSFNIEGNHKIKKLAHSSWTVGVYNLTSRKNPYSVYFVSRNGVLNGYKMSIFGNAIPFLTYNFKF; encoded by the coding sequence ATGAAGCTCTACCGTTTATCATTTTTAGTAATTACAATCTGTTTGTTTAGCATAACAGCAAGGAGTCAACAACAAATATTATTTAGCATTTCACTGAAACAAACGCCTTTTATGGAGTTGGTTTCCACTATTGAATCGCAATCTTCTTATAAGTTTTATTATGATGAATCACATTTAGATACATTAAAAATAATTGTTGATGTAAATGAGCAGCCGCTCTCTATTGTGCTCGAACAGGCATTAAAGCATAGTTCGTATAATTATGCTATAGATCATCAAAATAGAGTTTATATAACCCAACAGCAAATTGTCACGTCCTTGCCGGATGGTTTTTTACAAAATAAAGAGGGACGTGAACAGGAGATTGCTTCACAACCGCGTAAGGATGGATACTCCTCCCCAAAAAACAAAAAAGGTATTTCCGGTTCAGAGAATAAACTTTTTGAAATTGGGTATCGCACTAATGCATTGAAATCCGGGAACGTTAGGGTGTCAGGATATGTTAGAGATGCCGGAAATGGCGAACCTGTTAACCGGGCAACAATTTATATTGATGATACCAAAAAGGGAGTTGCAACGGATCAGTATGGCTACTATTCGCTTATCATCCCAACCGGAAATCATATACTACGCATTTCGAGTATAGGCATGGAAAGTACTAAACGAAATGTAATGGTTTATGAAAGCGGAAAGTTGGATATTGAGATGAAGGAGTATATTCCAAGTCTAAAAGAAGTTGTTGTAAGCGCTGACCGTATTGCCAACATTGCCAGTACAAACATGGGGGCGCAAAAAATTACCATTAAAACTATAAAACAAGTACCTGCATTGTTGGGAGAAGCGGATGTTTTAAGAGTTGTAATGGCGTTACCTGGTGTAACCTCTGCCGGAGAAAGCAGTACCGGGTTAAATGTACGCGGGGGCTCTGCATATCAAAACCTCACGTTGTTTAGTGACGCAACAATTTATAACCCATCTCACTTCTTTGGATTTTTCTCAGCATTTAATCCAGATGCTGTTAAAGATGTGGAACTCTATAAGAGTAGTATTCCGGAACGTTTCGGAGGGCGATTGTCTTCTGTCCTGGATATCAGCCCCCGAGAAGGAAATAACAAAAAGTTTATTGTTTCAGGAGGAATTGGTCCTGTAACGGGTCGTTTAACAGTTGAAGGACCTATTGATAGTGGCCGAACTTCATTTTTAATGGGCGGCCGGTCAACTTATTCGAATTGGGTATTAAAAGCTTTAACGAATGAGCAGTATAAAAATAGTTCAGCTAACTTTTATGATGTAAACCTGCACTTAAGCCATAAAGTAAATAGCAATAACAGTATTTACCTCACTGGTTATATTAGTACAGACGGGTTTAGATTAAATAGTGATACTTCTTATAAATACAACAATCAAAACTTTAATATAAAGTGGAAGCATGTGTTTAATAATAAGTTATATGGAGTTATTGCAACAGGTGTAGATCACTACAGTTTTAATAATTCGAGCGATTTTAACCCTGTAAATGCATATAAATTCGACTTTAATATTAATCAGTTATGGGGGAAGGTCGATTTTGCATATTTACCGAATAATAGGCACTCCTTTAAATTTGGTATAAGCACATTAAGATATAAGCTAAATGCAGGGACATTGTCTCCATTTCACTCAGAATCGTTAGTGCAGAATAAAATTGTAGAGCCTGAACAAGCACTGGAATCTGCAGTATATATTGGGGATGATTTTAATATAACGGATAATTTGTCACTAAGTGCCGGAATCAGGTATTCTCTTTTTAATTACCTCGGCCCTAAAGATGTTTATCAATATTTAGCAGGTCAGCCGCGTGAAACAGTAAGTCTGATAGATACGGTGAGTTACAGGAAAGGGGCCGGAATTGTAAATTATCATGGTCCAGAGTTTAGATTATCAGCACGATATTTATTAGGATCATCCGCTTCTATAAAGGCTAGCTACAATACCCTAAGACAGTATATTCAGATGTTGTCTAATACAACAGCTATATCCCCAACGGACATTTGGAAGCTTAGTGATCAATACGTAAAACCACAGTTAGGTGACCAATTTTCTTTAGGTGTTTATAAAAACTTTAACTCAAATGTTATAGAAACATCCATAGAGGTGTATTATAAACGTCTACAAAATGTGTTGGACTACAAAAGTGGAGCAAACTTAGTGCTCAACCAGCATATTGAAACGGACATCATGAATACATCCGGTAAAGCCTATGGCTTAGAAGTTATGCTAAAGAAGAATTCGGGTAAATTAAATGGTTGGATTAGTTATACCTATTCAAGAGTATTCCTTAAGACCGATGATAAACTAATAAACGAGCCTACGAATAAAGGGGAGTATTACCCAAGTGATTTTGATAAACCGCATATTTTCAACTTTATCGGAAACTATAAGTTTTCTCACAGGTATAGCATGTCAATAAATATCAATTATAGCACTGGACGTCCAATAACTCTACCAATAGCTCAATATTATCTTGGAGGTTCCTACAGAGCCTATTATTCTGACAGAAACGAATACAGAATTCCTGATTATTTCCGAACAGATTTATCATTTAATATAGAAGGTAATCATAAAATAAAGAAACTAGCGCACTCGTCATGGACAGTTGGGGTATATAACTTAACAAGTCGAAAAAATCCATATTCCGTGTATTTCGTTTCTCGCAATGGAGTATTAAATGGATATAAGATGTCAATTTTTGGGAACGCGATACCGTTTCTGACTTATAATTTTAAGTTTTAA
- a CDS encoding class I SAM-dependent methyltransferase encodes MHLLFPGRHHLLTDFQFKYLNQLIQTELLNVSDVEGNSLQQSKVESVIFAVTSANHSNTRRNPLPFYLRALAIEDFARDLNVPVYIFGIDDVGKLEDFASYTIKKIKHESDGLLNLNATNCAVICSTPVMQMYQQHGFRILPAELNVQSNSFDAEQPWDLVEHIAKTPEWSADGFTLNKVHTSSYKIWKRYQLGSKVQLLFNDHIIGEDGDLTATRDYNSYVRQMDEIAEMKYHDTSEYIRQGRIGDIGCAVGSWIKLASKDERFRESDFFGIEVSRHLFDICQQRKHNGEFANPYVFFAQKNAVTGLVFEENSMNCIFTSSLTHEIESYGGRQDLLNFISNRFSELAPSGVWVNRDVVGPENGDKIVYLKLNKQDGVNENSDGDFATRNELTVYLDGLSTYGRFLRFAVDFRKKEGYKLEYKEEIINDESYIKLSLSDACEFMSRKDYTDNWESEMHETFTFWSFEDWKSHLEEVGFTVMPTSSAYTNDWIVQNRLIGKCELFEMGGDTLKPMNYPVTNMLMIAEKKI; translated from the coding sequence ATGCATTTACTTTTTCCGGGCAGACATCATTTGCTGACCGATTTCCAATTCAAATACCTTAATCAATTAATTCAAACAGAACTCCTAAATGTTTCTGATGTTGAAGGAAATTCTCTTCAACAATCAAAAGTAGAAAGTGTGATCTTTGCTGTTACCTCTGCTAATCATTCTAACACACGACGAAATCCATTGCCATTTTACCTTAGAGCGTTGGCAATTGAAGATTTTGCCCGTGATTTAAATGTTCCTGTTTATATTTTCGGCATTGATGACGTGGGAAAATTGGAAGACTTTGCTTCGTATACAATTAAAAAGATTAAACATGAAAGTGATGGCTTGTTGAATTTGAATGCGACTAATTGTGCTGTTATTTGTTCTACTCCGGTAATGCAAATGTATCAGCAACACGGTTTTCGGATTTTACCTGCTGAATTAAATGTTCAATCGAATTCATTTGATGCAGAGCAACCATGGGATCTGGTAGAACACATTGCTAAAACCCCTGAATGGAGTGCAGATGGGTTTACGCTAAATAAGGTTCATACATCCTCTTATAAGATTTGGAAGCGGTACCAGCTGGGATCAAAAGTGCAATTACTCTTTAATGATCATATTATTGGCGAGGATGGTGATTTAACAGCTACAAGAGACTATAACTCTTATGTTCGTCAAATGGATGAAATTGCGGAGATGAAATATCATGACACGTCTGAATATATTCGTCAGGGGCGAATTGGTGATATAGGATGTGCTGTTGGGTCGTGGATAAAACTTGCAAGTAAAGATGAGCGTTTTCGAGAATCCGATTTCTTTGGAATCGAGGTTTCACGCCATCTGTTTGATATTTGTCAACAGCGCAAACACAACGGTGAGTTTGCCAATCCTTATGTGTTTTTTGCACAAAAAAATGCAGTTACAGGTTTAGTGTTTGAAGAGAATTCGATGAATTGCATATTTACTTCATCCCTTACACATGAAATCGAATCTTACGGAGGTCGTCAAGATCTATTGAACTTTATCAGCAATCGATTTTCGGAGTTAGCTCCAAGTGGAGTTTGGGTAAACAGAGACGTTGTTGGCCCAGAAAATGGCGACAAAATAGTTTACCTAAAATTAAACAAGCAGGATGGGGTTAATGAAAATTCGGATGGTGATTTTGCCACAAGAAATGAATTAACCGTGTACTTAGATGGTTTATCCACTTACGGACGCTTTCTTCGTTTTGCGGTTGACTTTCGTAAGAAAGAAGGGTATAAATTGGAGTATAAAGAGGAGATTATCAATGATGAATCCTATATAAAGCTTTCTCTTTCTGATGCCTGCGAATTTATGTCGAGAAAGGATTATACGGATAATTGGGAAAGTGAAATGCATGAAACGTTTACGTTCTGGTCCTTTGAAGACTGGAAGTCTCACCTGGAGGAAGTTGGGTTCACCGTTATGCCCACATCATCTGCCTATACAAATGATTGGATCGTCCAGAACCGTTTAATCGGAAAATGTGAGCTTTTTGAAATGGGTGGAGATACCTTGAAGCCAATGAACTATCCGGTAACTAATATGTTAATGATTGCTGAGAAAAAGATATAA